TGACGGTCGAGGCCAGTCTCCATGCGCTCCAGAAACCGCGGATACATGATGTCGTCCGCATCCATGAAGGCGATGAAGTTTCCGGTAGCCACGCGAACCGCGTGATTACGCGCTGAAGACGAGCCCTGGTTCACCTGTTGCCGGACAACGAGATTGAGGCCGGAAGACTGCCGGAAGCGCTCGATGCACTGGCCGGTGTCGTCGCTGGAGCCATCGTCCACCACGACCACTTCATCCGGCAGACGCGTCTGGTTTTCAATGCTGGCCAGCGCGCGTGCGATGAATTGCCCAGCGTTGTAGGCAGGCACGATGACGGAGATTCGGGCTTTCAAGTCACACCTCGGTTATGTCCTGCGGAGCGTGGCGGTCAGCGGCGTACCTGAGCTTGCCCATTGGCTACATCGTGTCGGTGGTGCGTGTTCGATGCAAGTCGGCCCGTCGGTGATGGCACGTGCCAGCGATCACCGTGTCCCCCGCAAACTCAGCCCAACCTGGGTGAAGATTTGAATCGCGAACGTAGCTTCGACAGTGCGTTCCGGATCTCGTGCGCTAGCGGGTGCCTGAAGAGATGAATGCCGGCGAGCCACAACAAGCCCGAGCCACTTGCCGCCACGAAGAACGCGGGCACGTAGTGAGCCGAGATGGGGCCAGCCCAGAATGCGAGAACCGCCGCCGGCGCGAGGCTGGTGATCGCGGTCAACGCAGCGCTGGGCGCCAGCGCCGTGACCAGCACACGCAGGCGAAGCGCATGGTAGCCGACGAGTTTGCGGTAATAGAGCGTCACTGCGACCACGTAAACGATGATCTGCGAGGCCGCGACGGCTTCCAGGCTGTGCAGCGCAGCCAGCACTGCCAGCACGATCCGGACGACCTGGTAGCGCAATTCGATACCGGTGACCTCACGATAACGGCCCACCGCGGTCAGCAGTCCATTGACCTGATAGGTAAGTGTGCCGATCATCGCCGCCGCACATAGCCATCGCATCAGTGGTATTGCCGGATCCCACTGATGGCCGAATGCCAGGTGGATGATGGGGTAGGCCATCAATACGGCGAACGCGAAGAATGGCCAGCTCACGCCCGTCAGCAGCACCATCGAGCGTCGGAACAGTGCCGGTGCAGCATCGTTCTCGCGATGCTCCCTGGCGTAAGCGGGAAATGCGACCGAGCCGACTGCGGCGACGAAGCTGGTCCGGAAGATGTTCACGATGCCGTAGCCGCGTGAATAGAAACCGGCCGCCGGCATGCCGAGCATGCGGCCGACCACGATGTTCGCCGATTGCTCCCCGACCTGTTTCGCGACATCGGCGACAGTGCGGTACGAGCCGAAATGGAGCACTCGTCGCCAATCCGTCAGGCCAAGTCCACGAACCCGGTAGCGACCGCCGAACAGTGCGCTGCCGACGACGGCTACGGCGGCCGCTGCGACCGAAGCCCACGCCATGCTCATGTAGGAAAAGCCCAGCCATGCCAGCGCAATGGTGGTGATGCTTCGTACGGCAGTCTCCGTGATCTGGATCTTGATCAGCAGCCCGAAACGCATGTCGCGTTTCATGCATGCCAGGGTCGTCGTTCCGAAAGGCATCAGCACGAATACCAGACTGAGCACCCGCATGACTCTGGCCACGCCGTGATCGCCGTAGAACTTTCCCACCAGATCGCTGAAACCGAACACGAGCATTGCGAGAAACCAGGCGATCGCGACCGTGA
This window of the Dyella sp. A6 genome carries:
- a CDS encoding oligosaccharide flippase family protein: MTPGRTSVRKALSLSFTRTLFSLAFNIATVTIVSRLLTPAEVGVFSVAVALVSLVHMLRDFGVTELIIQEKNLSDELVRTVFTVTVAIAWFLAMLVFGFSDLVGKFYGDHGVARVMRVLSLVFVLMPFGTTTLACMKRDMRFGLLIKIQITETAVRSITTIALAWLGFSYMSMAWASVAAAAVAVVGSALFGGRYRVRGLGLTDWRRVLHFGSYRTVADVAKQVGEQSANIVVGRMLGMPAAGFYSRGYGIVNIFRTSFVAAVGSVAFPAYAREHRENDAAPALFRRSMVLLTGVSWPFFAFAVLMAYPIIHLAFGHQWDPAIPLMRWLCAAAMIGTLTYQVNGLLTAVGRYREVTGIELRYQVVRIVLAVLAALHSLEAVAASQIIVYVVAVTLYYRKLVGYHALRLRVLVTALAPSAALTAITSLAPAAVLAFWAGPISAHYVPAFFVAASGSGLLWLAGIHLFRHPLAHEIRNALSKLRSRFKSSPRLG